A segment of the Sulfurirhabdus autotrophica genome:
AGTAGGTGGAAGGTGGCAGGTCTGACAGGTAAAGGTACGAACTGTACCGTCTTCGTAATTACCTCCTTTACCTGCAAACTGCGCTTGATCGTAAACTTTTTTCACTACACCCTGACGTAAATTCAGCGGTAATTTGCCATAGTCCGTCACCTTGTATGTGGGCCAGGCACTTGCCTTGTATTCACTGTAGGTGCGTTCTACAACGCCATATTTATAGGGTGGATTATTGAATGCTGCCTTGGTTTCAACCTTGGAACCCAATATGCCACTGTAAGTCCCGGCAGCGAGTGGAACCTGCGCGCCATTGTTGTGAGCCAGATCACCTGTCACTGGATTGGATACATCGTGACAAGTTCCACAAAAGTCTGGTGAGCGATGGAATTTTGATTGCAATGAAGGATGTTTGGTAACGGCATCGGCGTAAGGACCCAATTTGCTCACCTTAGGCCACATCACATACTGCCCGGAGCCATAATGACCTTCCGTGCCAGTTTTCGCAATGAAAGGAGAATTTTGCACACCCTGATATTCAGATTTATCCGGATTTGTCATTCGGTGACAGGTATCACATTCAATACCATTTTTATCCCGCTCCAGCATAGCTGATCCATCTGTGGGTACTGAACGCCCGGCTGTCCAGCCTCCGGATGTATGGCATCGGAGACAGACATCGCCAGAACCATTAAAATCCTGCTCAGCGACAGCCATGGTCGCCCAGAACACCGGATCGCGAGCAGCATGAGACATCATGCTGCCTTGCCAATTATGCTGAGGCTCAACGGCCTTGTTATAATTGCCATGACAAAAACTGCACTGTTCAGCCTTATCAAATTCACCAATTTCATGGGGCTGAGTTCCCGGCATTTGCGCTTCATTAGGAACAACCGATGCCGCATGTGTTGTACCCGCCATGATGAAAAGCAAAAATAAAACTGCCGATAGCATTTTCATTTCTTCAATCTCCTCTATCCTTCCAGCTAAAATTTTCCTGTTGCTTATTTTCAAGTGTTTATTACTTTGAATAATGCATGCAGGCTGACAAATACAATTTTTCAAACACACAACAAAACGAAGTCAAACTGAGTAAGTATTCAACATGACCCACAAACCATCGAAAACTGCCTGAACATTTTTCGATTTACATTTTTTACCGGGATATTTCATAAATTGAAGAACTCGTCGCCAATTTATGAAATATCCAACTTGATACATTTGAAAACTTAAAAAAATAGCGTTACCGATATCTATTAACTGATAAGTTGCCGTACTTTCTCGCACTTGCAAGTTGCACGGTAAAAAACCTGCTCCCACTCAAATGAATGGGAGCAGTCAAGCTCACTTCCTTATACCAGGCGTTTAATTACTTAGCGCCTCTTAAAGGCTGAATTTCCGGATTAGCAAATGCAGGCACTGGCAATGGCTTCAACAAGTTAATACGATGTCCCTGTGGATTTGCTGTCATATTAGGCAGCGTTTTCAGGTAACGCACTACAATTTCGGTCACATCCAGCGGATTACCCAACTCATCTACGAGTGGAGTAACTGATGCGCCAGTTCCTCCACACGCACCACAGTTATTGATCGTGTTAGGATCCTGAGCAAACCAGTAACCAGCTACTGAATATGGCTTAACCGAAGTATCAGCCGGATCTATTGCCACGCCATTTATCTTGATATTTGAACCACGACTTCCATATGGCTGATAAACATCCAGATCATAAGACACCCCGCTATAACCAAACATCCAGCCACCGGTCCACAGCTGTGGATTGGTATCAAACGAACCACGAGCAGAGTTCTCAACCTGATCTTTCAGGTTCTTCCCATAAGCTGGGTACACCTTAGCTATCCGTGCCCCTACAGGCATAAAATGGTAAAGGTCCTGCATGGTGATCGGTCCTGGTTTAACATGCGTGCCATAACGGAAGCCGCGAATGGTCGCAAAATCTGATCCAGCAGCCCATCGCATAGCATCAGCAATCAAATCATGGGACGTACCTTCAATCACACCAGGTCCTTCAACTGTATTGTTATCAGTGAAGTTGGAACGGTGTAAATTGACAGCTGTATAACCTACAACAGAATCACAGGAACGGAGCATGGTAGCCGTATTACCCCCAATCGTTACCGTTTGCCCTGGAACAAATGTTTTTCCGTAAAAAGGAGCCGTCACTTTAGCAATCTTTGCAGCAACCAACAGATTTGGCGTAATAGCATCAGTAATAATATGCGGAGTCCAAGTCCATGACACTTTTCCATCACCTGGTGTTAGGTGCCCCTTACTGACCTTCACTTGAATTTCACCCAACATGGTACCGTCCTGACCTTCTTCCACCAGTACAGTGCCCGTTTTCACAACAATCGGCTTAATGGTTCGCTCATGCATGTCGGCATTTAATACAAAATCCACGCCTGGAATGGTTTCTGTCAAGGTAATGGTTTTGGCCAATTCCAACTCAGAGATCATCACAATCAAGTCGACTTTTTCTACATTACGCAATTGGTTAATGTAGTAAGGAAGCTCTGCACTGCCGTCTGTGAATATAAATCCTTTTGTCACAATCGGGCCAATAGCACGAATACCGCGTTGTGTAGTCATCCCTAGAACACCAATTTTCACGCCATTAACGGTTGTTACTTTGTAGGGTGGCAAAACACGCTGACCCGATTTGGTTGGATAAGGTGTAGTGGGGTCTAACAGTGCTGCTGCTCCAATTGCCGGGCGATCTGCACCTGCCACGTCAGGGCAAAGTGTTGTAACAGTTGTACAAGTGTAGTAAAGGTTGGCTGCAAGTGCGTTCCACTGAGCCAGAGGGGGAACAGTTGATGTCCCTACAAAAGTTTCAAGG
Coding sequences within it:
- a CDS encoding bifunctional metallophosphatase/5'-nucleotidase — translated: MKIASFAGKLTMLTGMLISASVYAGSGTVTLIHSGDIHGHLIPRPNVRSDTTGRMEGGLARMATVINDIRAANPNQTVYFNTGDTLQGSAEAMFTRGQAMIDVVSMLKPDFDAPGNWDYLYGTERFLETFVGTSTVPPLAQWNALAANLYYTCTTVTTLCPDVAGADRPAIGAAALLDPTTPYPTKSGQRVLPPYKVTTVNGVKIGVLGMTTQRGIRAIGPIVTKGFIFTDGSAELPYYINQLRNVEKVDLIVMISELELAKTITLTETIPGVDFVLNADMHERTIKPIVVKTGTVLVEEGQDGTMLGEIQVKVSKGHLTPGDGKVSWTWTPHIITDAITPNLLVAAKIAKVTAPFYGKTFVPGQTVTIGGNTATMLRSCDSVVGYTAVNLHRSNFTDNNTVEGPGVIEGTSHDLIADAMRWAAGSDFATIRGFRYGTHVKPGPITMQDLYHFMPVGARIAKVYPAYGKNLKDQVENSARGSFDTNPQLWTGGWMFGYSGVSYDLDVYQPYGSRGSNIKINGVAIDPADTSVKPYSVAGYWFAQDPNTINNCGACGGTGASVTPLVDELGNPLDVTEIVVRYLKTLPNMTANPQGHRINLLKPLPVPAFANPEIQPLRGAK